The following are encoded in a window of Lynx canadensis isolate LIC74 chromosome B1, mLynCan4.pri.v2, whole genome shotgun sequence genomic DNA:
- the BLOC1S4 gene encoding biogenesis of lysosome-related organelles complex 1 subunit 4, whose product MEGLPADRGLPPEGPAAEEAEPQGAVWSGDSGNVSQSHSSASGPWEDESPESGAPGRDLPLLRRAAAGYAACLLPGAGARPEVEALDASLEDLLTRVDEFVGMLDMLRGDSSHVVSEGVPRIYAKATEMRQVYSKIDRLEAFVAMIGASVARMEEQVARAEAELGAFPSAFRKLLHTITVPSFFSKAPSGRPQQSGYEPPVLFRTEDHFPCCSERPQI is encoded by the coding sequence ATGGAGGGGCTTCCAGCCGACCGTGGGCTGCCGCCCGAGGGGCCGGCGGCAGAGGAGGCCGAGCCGCAGGGAGCTGTCTGGAGCGGGGACAGCGGCAACGTGTCCCAGAGCCACAGCAGCGCCTCGGGGCCGTGGGAGGATGAGAGCCCAGAGTCGGGCGCGCCGGGCCGCGACCTGCCGCTGCTGCGCCGCGCTGCCGCGGGCTACGCCGCCTGCCTGCTGCCCGGAGCCGGGGCGCGGCCCGAGGTCGAGGCCCTGGACGCCAGCCTGGAGGACCTGCTCACCAGAGTGGACGAGTTCGTGGGCATGCTGGACATGCTGCGCGGGGACTCCTCCCACGTCGTCAGCGAGGGCGTGCCTCGCATCTACGCGAAGGCCACCGAGATGCGGCAGGTCTACAGCAAGATCGACCGACTCGAGGCCTTCGTGGCGATGATCGGCGCCAGCGTGGCCAGGATGGAGGAGCAGGTCGCCAGGGCGGAGGCCGAGCTGGGCGCTTTCCCCAGCGCGTTCAGGAAACTGCTGCACACGATTACCGTGCCCTCCTTCTTCAGCAAGGCGCCCTCCGGCCGGCCCCAGCAGAGCGGCTACGAACCCCCCGTCCTGTTTCGGACCGAGGACCACTTTCCCTGTTGCAGCGAGAGACCTCAGATCTGA